From one Nitrosococcus halophilus Nc 4 genomic stretch:
- the cas5c gene encoding type I-C CRISPR-associated protein Cas5c translates to MDDARKNAVCLRVWGDNACFTRPEMKVERVSYDVMTPSAARGILEAILWKPAIRWQVTRIDVLKPIRWESVRRNEVETVVSTRNVTTTMSSGRGDLGLYIEEARQQRAGLFLRDVDYLIHACFELTDKAGHEDNHIKFAQMFRRRAEKGQCFNQPYLGCREFSAAFEPVEQGEELPVPISESRDLGWMLYDLDHLEAEPRPYFFRAMMEQGTIRVPAWDSSEVMG, encoded by the coding sequence ATGGACGATGCCAGAAAAAATGCCGTTTGCCTGCGGGTCTGGGGTGATAATGCTTGTTTTACCCGCCCGGAAATGAAGGTGGAGCGAGTCTCTTATGATGTGATGACCCCTTCCGCTGCTCGAGGAATCCTTGAAGCCATTCTCTGGAAGCCCGCCATTCGGTGGCAAGTAACCCGTATTGATGTGCTCAAACCCATTCGCTGGGAATCGGTGCGGCGTAATGAAGTGGAGACAGTGGTTTCCACCCGCAATGTTACGACTACGATGAGTAGTGGCAGAGGAGATCTTGGCCTCTATATAGAAGAGGCCCGCCAGCAACGAGCGGGGTTATTCTTGCGGGACGTGGACTATTTGATTCACGCTTGTTTTGAGCTAACCGATAAAGCTGGCCATGAGGACAATCACATAAAATTTGCCCAAATGTTCCGTCGCCGTGCAGAAAAAGGTCAATGTTTCAATCAGCCTTACTTGGGTTGCCGGGAATTTTCTGCCGCCTTCGAGCCTGTTGAGCAGGGGGAAGAATTGCCGGTGCCTATCTCAGAGAGCCGCGATTTGGGCTGGATGCTTTACGATTTGGATCATCTAGAAGCTGAGCCTAGGCCGTATTTTTTTCGGGCCATGATGGAGCAGGGAACTATCCGGGTGCCCGCCTGGGATAGCTCTGAGGTGATGGGATGA
- a CDS encoding CRISPR-associated helicase/endonuclease Cas3, which yields MRETQAGHWGEHVLEEHLQAVAQLANQFATPFGSGDWAYLAGLWHDLGKYRLAFQHYIRSASGYDPDAHIEVPGRVDHSTVGALYACKQLGPEGRILAYLIAGHHAGLPDWQSVEAGRKALAHRLRPEQQSFLDEALSQPIPEAILQVASPISRPRGRDIALWIRMLFSCLVDADFLDTESFMDGDKTAARSGYPSLSELLSSFECYIEGLQKGARSTPVNRLRAEILNRCRGQAIQPPGLFSLTVPTGGGKTLSSLAFALHHARAYDKRRIIYVIPYTSIIEQTANVFRQIFGDAVLEHHSNLDSDHEDARSRLACENWDAPIVVTTSVQFFESLFAARTSRVRKLHNIINSVVVLDEVQLLPPDFLKPILHAIRELAKNYQVSFMLCTATQPALESRQGFDSSFEGLEGVQEIMDGPQALHEALRRVEVTVPDDLHDSTAWEELAEELHGYDSVLCIVDRRDDCRTLHRLMPRGTLHLSGLMCGQHRSEVIAEIKQRLKAGEPVRVVSTQLVEAGVDVDFPVVYRALAGLDSIAQAAGRCNREGLLEGKGKVVVFIPPKQAPVGHLRQAQDCGRQILQQRPPDPLAPEHFITYFQQLYWKKGTEGLDRKGILKDLKHNGQLRFLFSSAAAKFRLIDETQQAPVIVRYGKGVDLIEQLRHLGPKRWLLRKLQRYVVNLPRYRHQQLLNQGDIQEIHPGLFIQAHDGLYHQDLGLLGDDPAYYDPDQLIV from the coding sequence GTGCGTGAGACCCAGGCGGGGCACTGGGGAGAGCACGTCCTTGAAGAACACCTGCAAGCTGTGGCGCAGTTGGCCAATCAATTTGCGACCCCGTTTGGAAGCGGTGATTGGGCTTATCTTGCAGGCTTGTGGCATGATCTGGGGAAATACCGCCTGGCTTTCCAACATTATATCAGAAGTGCTTCTGGCTATGATCCGGATGCACATATCGAAGTACCCGGCAGGGTGGATCATTCCACTGTAGGAGCTCTCTATGCTTGCAAGCAGCTTGGTCCGGAAGGACGGATATTGGCCTACCTTATTGCCGGGCATCATGCCGGTTTGCCAGACTGGCAGAGTGTCGAAGCTGGGAGGAAAGCTTTGGCTCATCGACTTAGGCCTGAACAGCAGTCATTTCTAGATGAAGCTCTTAGCCAACCGATTCCCGAGGCTATCCTGCAAGTGGCTTCTCCTATTAGCCGGCCTAGGGGAAGAGATATTGCCTTGTGGATCCGAATGCTGTTTTCCTGTTTGGTAGATGCCGATTTCCTAGACACCGAGTCGTTCATGGATGGGGATAAGACCGCTGCGCGCAGCGGTTATCCGAGCTTGAGCGAGCTTTTGTCCTCCTTTGAATGCTATATAGAGGGGCTGCAAAAAGGCGCAAGAAGCACGCCCGTCAATCGATTGCGGGCTGAGATTCTAAATCGTTGTCGAGGGCAGGCAATTCAGCCGCCAGGGCTGTTTTCCCTAACCGTGCCTACCGGTGGAGGCAAGACTCTGTCTTCTCTGGCTTTCGCTCTTCATCATGCACGGGCCTATGACAAGCGGCGGATCATCTATGTCATTCCCTATACCAGCATTATCGAGCAGACAGCCAACGTATTTCGTCAGATTTTTGGCGATGCCGTGCTGGAACATCACAGCAATTTGGATTCGGATCATGAGGATGCCCGCAGCCGGCTGGCCTGCGAGAATTGGGATGCACCCATTGTCGTTACCACTTCTGTACAGTTTTTTGAATCCCTATTCGCCGCCCGGACCAGTCGCGTACGCAAACTGCACAATATCATTAACAGCGTGGTGGTGCTGGATGAAGTTCAGTTGTTACCACCAGACTTTTTAAAACCCATTCTTCATGCCATTAGGGAATTGGCCAAAAATTATCAAGTCAGCTTTATGCTTTGTACCGCCACCCAACCAGCTCTTGAATCGCGCCAGGGCTTCGACAGTTCCTTTGAAGGTTTGGAAGGGGTGCAGGAGATCATGGATGGCCCGCAGGCGCTGCATGAAGCCCTGCGCCGGGTCGAGGTGACGGTTCCCGATGATCTGCATGACAGCACTGCCTGGGAGGAATTGGCTGAAGAGCTGCACGGTTATGATTCCGTATTGTGCATTGTGGATCGTCGGGATGACTGCCGCACGCTACACCGTTTAATGCCCAGGGGTACCCTCCATTTGTCCGGTCTGATGTGTGGTCAACACCGATCTGAGGTGATTGCTGAAATCAAGCAGCGACTGAAGGCGGGAGAACCCGTCAGGGTAGTTAGCACCCAGTTAGTGGAGGCGGGTGTCGATGTGGATTTCCCAGTAGTTTACCGTGCTCTGGCAGGACTGGATTCCATCGCTCAGGCGGCCGGACGCTGTAATCGAGAGGGTTTATTGGAGGGCAAGGGCAAAGTAGTGGTGTTTATTCCACCGAAGCAGGCTCCCGTCGGACATCTGCGCCAAGCCCAGGATTGTGGACGGCAGATATTACAACAGCGTCCCCCTGATCCCCTAGCGCCTGAGCATTTTATCACTTATTTCCAGCAGTTGTATTGGAAAAAAGGGACAGAGGGTTTGGATCGCAAGGGCATTCTTAAGGATCTTAAACACAACGGGCAATTGCGCTTTCTTTTCAGCAGCGCAGCCGCCAAGTTCCGGCTAATCGATGAGACTCAGCAAGCTCCAGTGATCGTACGCTATGGGAAGGGAGTCGATTTGATTGAACAGCTACGTCACCTTGGGCCGAAGCGTTGGCTATTGCGCAAGCTTCAGCGCTATGTGGTCAACTTGCCTCGCTACCGACACCAACAATTGCTGAATCAGGGCGATATTCAGGAAATCCATCCAGGACTGTTCATTCAGGCTCATGATGGTTTGTACCACCAGGATCTAGGACTGCTCGGGGATGATCCTGCCTATTACGATCCTGATCAGTTGATTGTTTGA
- the cas8c gene encoding type I-C CRISPR-associated protein Cas8c/Csd1, with amino-acid sequence MILQALSEYYQRKTREGGNELPPIGFEKKEIPFIVVLDEEGRFVDLEDTRTGKGKKKTGRIFIVPQGEKRTSGILPNLLWDTLDYALGTVSAVKAERLEANKREKEQQRAKEKRAAFIQRIKDTFPEVGADKGIKAVLAFLEKGDFQSLYAHSLWDDINRSTGNLSFRLQNSTELICQRNAVRRAIVEWVTERKKQRQRCLVSGEVDSIARVHPPIRGVWGGQPSGADIVSFNRDAFTSYGKHQGINAPVGERATFAYTTALNHLLRKGSRQRIQVGDASTVFWAAKDHPSEEQFVAWLDPDPDDPDRGTEAIRALYAAPKSGAKPIDEDNTPFYVLGLAPNAARIAVRFWYPGTVGEVARHIRQHFNDTHIIHAPQEPEFLPLFRLLKASALQGKVENVPPNLAGDFMKAILVGMPYPRTLLAAALRRVRAEHHITYPRVALIKAVLTRNARLFNHSQQEVNVALDLKNLNIGYRLGRLFAVLERAQKLALPNVEATIRDRFYSAASSTPRTAFPHLLKLKNYHLDKLEEGQIIWLEKLMGEIMDGIEYFPAHLSLDDQGRFAVGYYHQRQAFFNKKNLDN; translated from the coding sequence ATGATCTTGCAGGCGCTTAGTGAATATTACCAGCGCAAAACCCGTGAGGGTGGTAATGAACTGCCTCCGATAGGGTTCGAGAAGAAGGAGATTCCTTTCATTGTCGTGCTGGACGAAGAAGGGCGTTTTGTAGACTTGGAGGATACCCGGACGGGGAAGGGAAAAAAGAAAACCGGGCGGATATTTATTGTTCCTCAGGGGGAGAAGAGAACTTCAGGGATTCTGCCTAATTTATTATGGGATACTCTCGATTATGCGTTAGGCACGGTTAGTGCTGTAAAAGCTGAAAGACTTGAGGCTAACAAGCGGGAAAAGGAGCAACAGCGGGCAAAGGAAAAACGGGCGGCATTTATCCAACGTATTAAAGATACCTTTCCCGAGGTGGGTGCTGATAAGGGGATAAAGGCTGTATTGGCCTTTCTGGAAAAGGGCGATTTTCAATCTTTATATGCCCACTCTCTTTGGGATGACATTAATAGGAGCACGGGTAACCTCTCCTTTCGCCTGCAAAATAGTACGGAACTTATTTGCCAACGAAATGCTGTGCGGCGGGCTATCGTCGAGTGGGTGACAGAGCGCAAGAAACAACGCCAGCGTTGTCTGGTTAGCGGTGAGGTGGACAGCATCGCTCGAGTTCACCCTCCCATCAGAGGCGTTTGGGGGGGACAACCTTCAGGTGCGGATATCGTTTCTTTCAATCGGGATGCTTTCACGTCCTACGGTAAGCACCAAGGAATTAATGCACCGGTGGGCGAACGGGCTACCTTTGCCTACACTACCGCTTTGAATCATCTACTGCGCAAAGGATCGCGCCAGCGAATTCAGGTAGGGGATGCTTCCACTGTCTTTTGGGCGGCAAAGGATCATCCTTCAGAGGAGCAATTTGTAGCTTGGCTGGATCCCGACCCAGATGATCCAGATCGGGGCACAGAGGCTATTCGTGCTCTTTATGCCGCCCCTAAAAGCGGGGCCAAGCCAATTGATGAAGATAACACCCCTTTTTATGTGCTGGGCCTAGCCCCCAACGCCGCACGTATCGCCGTCCGCTTCTGGTATCCGGGCACCGTGGGCGAAGTAGCCCGGCATATACGCCAGCATTTCAATGATACCCATATCATCCATGCACCCCAGGAGCCGGAATTTCTGCCGTTATTCCGCTTGCTGAAGGCAAGCGCTTTACAGGGCAAAGTTGAAAATGTTCCTCCTAATTTGGCTGGCGATTTCATGAAGGCGATTCTGGTAGGTATGCCTTATCCGCGAACCTTGCTAGCGGCTGCTCTTCGCCGAGTTAGGGCGGAGCACCATATTACTTATCCTCGAGTTGCTTTGATTAAGGCAGTGTTAACCCGTAATGCCCGGTTATTTAATCATTCCCAACAGGAGGTCAATGTGGCTTTGGATTTGAAAAATTTGAACATCGGTTATCGGCTAGGACGGTTGTTCGCCGTGCTAGAACGAGCCCAGAAGCTCGCTCTCCCCAACGTTGAAGCCACTATCCGGGATCGTTTTTACAGCGCCGCTTCCTCAACGCCTAGGACGGCTTTTCCTCACCTGTTAAAGCTTAAGAACTACCACCTCGATAAGTTGGAAGAGGGACAAATCATTTGGTTGGAAAAATTGATGGGTGAAATCATGGACGGCATTGAATATTTTCCTGCCCATTTGAGTTTGGACGATCAAGGCCGCTTTGCTGTGGGTTATTACCACCAACGTCAGGCATTTTTCAATAAAAAGAATTTAGATAACTAA